The DNA window CAGGCCACCCGGTCATCATGCAGGATACAACTTTAATGGGGGTTTCTGCTTTTTCAACAATATGGCTATAGCTATAAAAAGGCTCTTATCCCGGGGTCTTATTCACAGTGCCCTTATCGTTGATATAGACCTCCACTACGGGAACGGAACATTCGATATCGTTAAAGAAGACGAGCATATAGCTTTCAGAAACATTGATGCATACTCGAAAGTGGATTTCTTTAAACAACTTGAGGATGCACTAAAAGATGCCTCAAAATTTGATATACTGGGATGTTCTGCTGGATTCGACATGTACATCAGGGATTGGGGCGGATTGCTCCTTACAGAAGACTATAAAAGGATTGGCAATTTACTTGTCTCTTCCAACCCACATTTTTTCTCTGTTCTTGAAGGTGGTTACTACATACCTGACCTTGGCATGAATGTTCATGCATATCTAAAAGGCATTCAGGAAGCTTGTTCGTAATTGCCATCCTCTCCTTCATCTCCGGTATCTATATTCAAGCCATACACCCCTTCCCTCTTAAATCTCTAATCATCCTTATCCTTGTTTTGGCGCCATTCATCCCACTCATCATCCGTAAAAGGCATAATCTCGCCATTCTCCTCACCTTTATCTGTTTCATGTTGATAGGTATGGTAAGGGTGGGGATTGTGATAATGGAACAACCAGCCATAATCATTGACGAAGATAAAGCAATCTATGAAGGTCTAATAATAGAAACATCCGTTAACACAAAGATCATAAGGCTCTCTAAACCTGAAAACATGGATGGCGTCAAGGCAATCTTCAGAACAGCTGACAAC is part of the Pseudomonadota bacterium genome and encodes:
- a CDS encoding histone deacetylase family protein, coding for MERIQTLYSEEFLTDYRTVDCENPDRVTEIYFRIKDITDFIDPEPCTISDLRLCHSESLIKSVERGGEVFEVAKKAAGGAIKAAEISLQNPAFALIRPPGHHAGYNFNGGFCFFNNMAIAIKRLLSRGLIHSALIVDIDLHYGNGTFDIVKEDEHIAFRNIDAYSKVDFFKQLEDALKDASKFDILGCSAGFDMYIRDWGGLLLTEDYKRIGNLLVSSNPHFFSVLEGGYYIPDLGMNVHAYLKGIQEACS